The genome window CGCGCCCATCGCTGTACGGGGCGAGCTACGAGGTGCTCAACGCATCGCGCGGGCGCGGCGACGCCCCGCGGTCGTTTCGCGTCGTGGGAAGGCACTGCGAGTCGGGCGATGTGATCGCGCCGGCGGCGACGCTGCCCGGCGACACGGCGGTGGGCGACGTGCTCGCCATCCCGGGCACGGGCGCCTACGTGTTCGCGATGTCGAGCCGGTACAACGGGGTCGGACGCCCCGCCGTCGTCTTCGTGCGGGACGGCGCGGCGCGGGAGGTGGTTCGCCGCGAAACGGACGACGATCTCCTGGCGTGCGACCTCTCGCTCGGCAGCCCGGAGCCGGCCCGCGGCGCCCGCCCGGTCAGCGCCGCCGCAGTTCGGCCGTCGCGAGCACGCTGACGTCGGGGTCGAAGCGCACGCCCTCGGCCCCGGCGGCACCCGGAATTCGCAGCGTCGCCTCCCGCGCATCGACGCGCACGCTCGCCCGGCGGCCGTCGGCCCCGCCGCCCTCGACCTCGAAGTCGAGATCGAGCGTGAACACCGGCCACTCCGCCGGTTGCGCCTGACGGATCGAGAGCACGAGATCCTCCGCCTCCGGGCCCCATTCCACCTCGAGCCGCGGGTGCCCGGGGCCGTGGACCCATTGGTCGAAGAACCAGCCCAGTTCGCGGCCCGAGGCCCGCTCGAACGCCGCCCGCACGTCGTCGGTGAGGGCCACGCGATGGAGGTGACCGGCGTAGTAGTCCCGGATCCCGCGGAAGAACGCCTCGTCCCCCACGTGATGTCGCAGCATGTGGAGGACCCAGGCGCCCTTCTGGTAGTTGTTCCGGTTCAACAGGTCGAAGAGCTGGTTCGAACTGGAGTCGACGATCGCCTGTCCCACCACGTCGGACCCCACCGCGACCTCGCGGCTCGCACCCATGAGCGCGCGGAAGGCGTCGACCCCGTCCCGGGCCTCGAAATAGAGCGGGCCGAAGTAGCTGGCGAAGCCCTCGCTGATCCAGAGGTGACTCCAGGACGCCGGGCTCACCGCGTCCCCGAACCACTGGTGCGCGGTCTCGTGGGCGATGACCCCCTCGCCCATGCGGCGCTCCTCCCAGGCGCCCCGCCCGTAGAAGATCGCGCTCGAGTTCTCCATGCCCCCGAAGCGGGTCGACGACTCCACATGGGCGAGCTTCTCATAGGGATAGGGCCCGATCAGCTCGCTGTAGAAGTCGAGCATGTCCGGCGCGCGCGAGAAACGCTGCGCCCCGTAGTCGCCATCGCCCGCCAGCGCCCACACGGACACGGCCGCGCAGGCTTCCCCTCCTCCTTGGGGGCGAGGCGCCGCGGGGGAGAGCCCGCAGCCCGCCGCGCCGAGGGGGCGACGCTCGAAGCGGGCCATCCCCACGACCATCGTATAGGAGGGGATCGGCGCGCCGGGATCCGTCTCCCAGGTCCACACGGTCCCGCCCTCCGCCCCCGGACGCGTCTCCACGAGACGTCCGTTGGCGATGACCTCGAATCCCTCCGGCGCCAGTACCTCGAAGCGGGCGGTGGCCTTGTCCAGAGGGTGGTCGTTGGAAGGGAACCACCACCGGGCGCGGTTCGGCCAGTTGTCCGCGAACACGGCCGGCTCGCCGTTGCGGTCCTCGCCGAAGAAAAGGCCGTTCTCCGGCGCGCCTCCGTATTCGATGCGGATCTCGCGCTCCACCTCGGCGGCGGACGGCTCGAACGGGCCTACCGTGAGCACCGAGCCGCCCCGTCCGAACTCGACGGTGCGGCCATCCATCGTCACGGACGCGACGTCCAGCCCGATGAAGTCGAGGTCCACCCGGTCCGCACCGGCGGCGAGGTCGCCGCGAAGCGTCGCCACGGCGCCGAACGCGCCCGAGGCGGGGCGCGAGAGGTCGAGTTCGAGCCGATAGTGCGCGATATCGAAGCCGGCGCGATCCGCCGGGCGCCGGAGTTCGATCCCCGGTTCGGGGGCCACCGAGGCGGCATCGAGCGTCGCCTGCTCCGCCGGAATCCGCGGCGGGCGCGGTCCCTCCGGGGCCGGCCGACAGCCGGTCGACAGGCCCGGCAGGAGGCACAGGGCGAGCGCGGCGCGGCGGAGCTTCGCCCCTGCGGACCCCCCTCCGTCTTGCGAAGCGACTTCCCGCGCCCCACCGTGGCGGCGCATGCTCCGTCGGGCGAAGACCCGACGTCTGTCCGATTCCATGGCGAAACGAAGTCTGGTCATCCTGCCCGCTCCCAAAAAAACGCTCGCCTGCCCGGCGGTCCGCCCGCCGCGCCCCGCGACTCATGAGACGGTACGCACGTGAGTGACGAAGGGCACCCCTTCGCCCAACTCGGTCTCTCCCCCGATCTCGTCGAGGCGGTGGAAAGGGCGGGCTACGTCGAGCCCACCGGGATTCAGCGCCAGGCGATCCCCGCCATCCTCGCCGGCCGCGACGTTCTCGGCACGGCCCACACGGGCACCGGCAAGACGGCGGCCTTCACCCTGCCGGCAGTGCAGCGGCTTGCGGCCACGGAGTCATCCACCGCCCCGCGGGGCCTCGTCATCACGCCGACCCGCGAACTGGCGCAGCAGGTCGAGGCGGCGGTCACGACCTACGGCGCCGCGTCCTCCATCGAGTCCGTCGTCGTCCACGGCGGCACCCCGCTGGGGCCCGAGCAGGCGGAACTCTCGTTCGGGTGCGACGTGCTCGTCGCCACGCCGGGCCGGTTGCTCGACCACATCAAGCGCGGAAACGCGGACCTGTCCCGCGTCGAGGTTCTCGTGCTCGACGAAGCCGACCGCATGCTCGACATGGGGTTCATCGACGATGTGAAGGAGATCGTTCGGCACACGCCGGACGACCGGCAGACGCTTCTCTTCTCGGCGACGATGCCGAACGGCGTCCGCTGGCTCGCCCATCAACTGATGACCGACCCGGAAGAGGTACAGGTGGGCCGGGAGACGGCGGCGGAGGGGATCCGCCAGGTCCTCCACCCAGTGGACTGGTCACAGAAGCACGCCCTCCTGCACCACCTGCTCGGCGAGTGGCCGGAGGGGCAGGTGCTCGTCTTCACGCGCACGCGGGTAACGGCGACCTACCTCGCCGACTATCTGCGGTCGCACGACGTCGCGGTGGCGGGGCTGCACGGCGGCAAGCACCAGGACCAGCGCGACAAGGCGCTGCGCCGCTTCCGCGAAGGCTCGATCCGGGTCCTCGTCGCCACCAACGTGGCCGCGCGAGGTCTGGATATCCGCGGCATCCGCCATGTCGTGAACTTCGACGTGCCCGAAGACCCCAGAGACTACGTGCACCGCGTCGGCCGCACCGCGCGCGGCGACGACACCGGCGACGCCATCACGCTCATGGCGTCGAGCGACTGGGTCGAGATCAGAGCGATCGAACGCCTCCTGGGCGACACGATCGAGCGCCGCGTCGTTCCCGGCTTCGAACCCGAGGTGGAGCCGCCGCCCCCGGAGGAGTCGGAGGTCGAGCGCCCCGAGCCCACCGCTCTGAGGCGCGGGATCCGACGCCGGCGCTAACAGCCCGGCCTGCCAGCTTCGGTCCGGCTTTCGCCGCGCGCATGGCGGGGTCCATATTCGGCTGTCGGCTCGCTCGGTCCCTACCCGGAGGATTCCATGAAGTCTGTCGCTTTCGGCTCCCGCTCTCCCCGCCACGTCGTGACGCCCCGCGTCGCGCTCGCGGCCCTGCTGCTCCTGGCTCTGCCCCCGGTCGTCGAAGCCCAGCGCACGGCCAAGCCGGTCCTGCACGGGCGCCACTGGATGGCGATCACCGGCAAGCCGCTCGGCGCCACCGCCGGGGCGCGCATGTTCCACCAGGGCGGAAACGCGGTCGACGCGGCTGCCGCCATGCTCGCCGCGACGTCCACCATGTGGGATGTGCTCTCATGGGGAGGTGAGACGCAGGCGCTCATCTATCATCCGGGAGAAGGGCGCGTCATCGGCGTCAACGCGCTCGGCGTGGCGCCGACCGGCGCGACCCCCGACCACTACCGCGCGGAGGGCCACGACAACTTCCCGCCCGAGACCGGCCCGCTGTCGGCCGTGACACCCGGCACGCCCGGCGGGCTCATGACGATGCTCGCCGAATGGGGCCGGCTGAGCCTCGCCGACGTGCTTCAGCCCTCGATCGAGATGGCGGGCGGATACCCGATCGAAGCGGACGCGGCGCGCCGTATCCGGAATACGGTCGACGAGATTCGGCAGTGGCCGTCGTCCATGGAGGTCTACTTCACCCACCCGGACGACGCGGAGAACCCGGGCCCGCGGGAAGGCGAGATCTTCCGGCAGCCAGGCCTCAAGCGGACGCTCGAACGCCTCGTGGAAGCCGAAGCCGAGGCGCTGGCGGGAGGCGCCGGCCGCAAGGAGGCGATCTACGCCGCGTACGACGCCTTCTACCGGGGCGACATCGCAGCGGACTTCGTCGCGGGCGCTCAGGCGGCCGGCGCGCTCATCACGATGGAGGACATGGCGAGCTGGCAGGTCTACCTGGAGGAACCCGTCACCGCCAACTACAAGGGGATCGACGTCTACAAGCTCACGACCTGGGTCCAGGGGCCCGTGATGCTGCAGGCGCTCAACATGGCCGAGCAGCTCGACCTCAAGGCCATGGGATACAACAGCGCGAACTATCTCCACGCCCTCTACCAGGTGATGAACCTCTCCTTCGCCGACCGCGACTTCTATTACGGGGACCCCTACTTCCCGCCCGCGGAGCCGATCGAGGGGCTCCTCTCGAAGGACTACGCGAGGGCCCGGCTCGAGACCATCGACTGGGACCGGAACGATCCGAACGCGGGGCCCGGCGATCCCTATCCCTTCCAGGGCGAGGAGAACCCCTTCGCCGACCTGCTCGAGCGCTGGGGGACGCGGGCCGAAGTCACGACGGAGCAGGGCGTCGAACTGTCGCTGGATGACCACGCGGCGCTCGACGAAGACTTCTATCTGGGCACGACCTCCGTGCAGGCGGCGGATGCCGAGGGCTGGGTCGTCTCCATCACGCCCTCCGGCGGATGGATCCCCGCCGTCGTCGCCGGGGAGACCGGGATCGGGCTCTCGCAGCGGGCCCAGAGCTTCGTCCTCGACGAGGCGGACAACCCGTACAACGTCATCGAGCCCGGAAAGCGCCCCCGCGCCACGCTCACGCCGGGCATGGCGCTCAAGGACGGCCGTCCCTTCCTCTCCTTCGCCGTCCAGGGCGGCGACGGACAGGACCAGAATCTGCTCCAGTTCTTCCTCAACGTCGTCGAGTGGGACATGAACGTGCAGCAGGCGGTCGAGGCGCCGAACATGAACAGCTTCCAGATGCGCGGTTCGTTCGGCCAGCACGAGACGCGCCCGGGACGGATGCTGCTGCAGGACGCGACGCCGCCCTGGATCCGCTCCGCCCTGGAGTCGATGGGATACGACCTGACCTTCTCGGAGCGCACGTCCGGGCCGATCAACGCGATCTTCTTCGACTGGGAGAACGATGCCTTCTGGGGCGGCTCGAGCCACCACGGCGACGACTACGGCATCGCCTGGTGACCGCTGGCTAGCGTGGCACTATTCGCCGCGCTCCATCACGTCGAACAGATCGTAGCGCCCCGGTGAACGGGTCCGGCCGCCCCGGCGGTCGGATCCGCCGCGCGGGCCGTCCCCTTCTCCGTCCGCGGGCCGGAGGTCGCCGGGGTCCGCGGGGCGCCGCAGGTGCCAGTCCGTCGCGCGCTGGTACGCCGCGATGACCGCGAGCAGGTGGTGCTCCGCGTAGGGTTCCGCGCCGAACATGCCCCCGATGGGTCTCGGGTATCCCGTCGACCCGGTCTCGAACCCGATCGGGAAGCCGATGAGCGGCAGCCCCACCATGTCGAAGGGGAAGGGCGCCGTCTGCGTCACCAGGTCGCAGCGGCCGAACACGTCGTCGAGGATCTCCCTCAGGAGGACGAGCCGGGCCCGCGAGCCGCGCACGTATTCCGCCGCGGGAAGGAGCAGCCCGTTGATCCATGGCGCGAGCGAGACGCCGAACTTCCTCACGTCATCGCGAAGGTGTTCGAGGAAGATCTCGGAGCGCTCCGGGAGCCGCACGTTGTTGAAGTTGAAGCTCGTCAGCGTCTCCCAGTGGGTGGGGAAGTCGAGTTCGACGATCTCCGCCCCCATCTCCTCGAGGGTCGCGAACATGTGCCGCCGCGCCTCGACCGTCGCCACTTCGCGGCGGTACGCCGCCTGCGTCCGCTCGCGCCGCGGGAACGAACTCCCGATGCGGTCGATGTCGGGGTCCGGGTCGGGCTCGGGATCCTCCGGCGGCTCGGGCTCGTCGAGAAAGCCCGGCAGGACGCCGATCCGCACCGCCCCCCCGCGCTCCGGATGCGTGAGCGCGGCGTCGTCCCCGCTCACCGCCCCCAGGTAGTCCGGGACCGGTGGGAGGCCGAGGGACCGGGGGTCCGCGGGGTCCGGCCCCGCCATGATCTGCAGCATCAGCGCGGCGTCGACCGCGTCCCTGGCGAGGGGGCCCGGGTGATCTCGCGTGTAGGTGAGAGGGAGGATGCCGTGCAGCGAGACCCGGCCCATCGTCGGCTTGATGCCCGTCAGGGCCTGCGCGTTCGAGGGGTTCGTAATCGAGCCGCCCGTCTGCGTCCCCGTGCTCGACGCGGCCATGCGCGCCGCGACCGCCGTCGCCGATCCGCTGGATGACCCGCCCGGGCTCACTTCGTCGTGGTGCGGAGCCCACGCGTTCGCCGTCGTACGCTCTCCGGTGGGGGTCGAGGCGGCCGTCGTCGCGAGCGGTCCCATCTGGGTCTTGCCGAGCAGGATCGCGCCCGCGTCGCGAAGCCGGGCCCACGAGGTCGCGTCGAAGTCCGGCACGAAGTCCTCGAAGATGAACGAGTTGGCCGTCGTGCGGACCCCGGCCGTGAAGTAGTTGTCCTTGATCGCGAGCGGTACCCCCGTCAGCGGCGCCCGCCCGCGCGTCCGGTCGGCGGCCCGGGCCGCCTCCAGCGCGGACTCGGAAACCACCGTGTTGAACGCCTGGTAGCGGGGGTCCCACCGCCCGATCCGCGCGAGATACGCCTCCACGAGTTCGACCGCGCCCACGCCGCCGTCACGAAGGAGTCGCGCCGCCTCCGCGAGCGTGAGTTCGGTCGGGTCCGCGGGTTGCGGACGGCCCGTCCGCGGCAGGTCCAGTTCGTCCACGCGCCCCGCCACGATCCGGCCGCCCGCCCCCGTCCCTCCCGAGGGTCGCATCCCGACGCCGGACCCCGTGTTCGAAATCGCGCCGAGGGTCGCGGGAGTCGCCATGGCCGTCGCGGTCAGCGCCGTCATCCGCTCGAGGAAGCGGCGCCGGTTCAGTTCACCCACGGTTCCACGCGGTCACTTCGGCGGGGTAGATGGCCGGCGGCGGCCCCAGGGGGTCGAACTCGAAGTCGGCGATCGCCCCGGGCGTCGACCTCAGGAAGCGCCGCGCGGACGCCAGGATGCGGCGTTGATCCGCCGGCGCATCCTCGTCGTCGTCGGGAAGCACGGAGAGATCGACACCCGCGAGCGCGAGGCGCGTGCGGATGTACGCGTCGAGCTGCTCGTCCGTCACCTCCTGTAACGACGCGACGGAACGTGGCGGCGAGGGTCGGCGGGCCATGGCGCCTCCGTTGGGGAGATGTTCGGAAGCATCATGGTGCCGGCGATCGCCGCGCGCCACCGGGGCGCTCCGTTCGGCGTGCGCCGCAGGGGTTTGCCGCGAACCCGAAGCCGCACTAACGTTCACGGAGACGGATGCAAGGCCATATTTCTTGAGCCAACAATTGCCCATAGAGTCTCCGATCCGGAGGCGGACGTCATGCCCTGCGGGGACGGCGGAAACCGATGGGAGGGGCCGAACCGTGTTGCGGAGGGCTTCAAGAAATCCCCTTGCATCTGATTCTACAGAGGGGGTGACCCACGGGTCGCCCCTTTTGCATCCCGGACGGGGCGCGGCGGCGCCCCGCATTCGTCCGGGGACATCCCGGAACACTCCTGGAGGAGGCCGTGAGCGAAGAGCGCCTGTCGCGTCTCGTCCGCGAACAGCTCGAGTTGCTCGGCGAGGACCCCGACCGCGAGGGACTGGTCCGGACGCCGGCACGCGTGGCCGACGCCCTCGAGTTTCTGACCCGCGGCTACGGCCAGACCGTTGACGAGGTCATCGGGACGGCGATCTTCGAGGAACCCCACGATTCGATGGTCATGGTCAAGGACATCGAAGTCTATTCGCTGTGCGAGCACCACATGCTCCCCTTCTTCGGCAAGGCGCACATCGCGTACGTCCCTAACGGACGCATCATCGGGATCTCCAAGTTCCCCCGCATCGTCGACGTGTTCGCCCGCCGGCTTCAGCTTCAGGAGCGCCTGACCGAGGAGATCGCGCAGGCGATCGAGGACGCGCTCAACCCGCAGGGCGTCGGGGTGGTCGTGGAGGCCATTCACCTCTGCATGATGATGAGGGGTGTCGAGAAGCAGAACTCGAAGACGATCACGAGTGCGGTGCGCGGCCTGTTCCGGCGGGATCACCGGACGCGCGAGGAATTCCTCCGCCTGGCACACTCGCTCTAGCAGCCCGTGAGGCTGTGCGGGGCGGCGGGGGACGGTACGAGGCGGCGGCATGTTTCTCGAACTGGCTGAGGTCCTGGACTGTCCCGACTGCGCGTCGTCGGCCGGGCTCGTCGCCTTCGTCGACCGGGCGGAGTCGCGTCGCGTGGTCGAGGGCCGGCTGGGCTGTCCCCTGTGCGAGATCGAGGTGCCCATCCGCGGCGGGACGATGCGGTTCGATCTTTCCGATGCCGCGCGACGCGCCACGCCGAGCACCGGGACCGCGCGCCCCGCCGGGGCGGCCGCTCCGGAGGCGGCACTGCGCCTCGCGGCCCTGCTGGGCGTGAGCGACCGGGCCGGCATGGTGGTGCTCCTTGGCCCGCGACTTGCCGCGCACGCCCCTGCCATCGCCCGCCTCGGAGACCGTCTCGAGGTACTCGTCTGGCTGCCGGACCCCGGCGACGGTTCCGCCCCGGCCGCCGTGGGCGTCGAGGATCTCGTTGCCGGCGTCGATCCTCTCCTGGGCGCGGCGCCGCACCGCTGGCCGATCCGCTCCGGCGCACTGCACGGCATCGCGCTCGCCGCCCCCATGGCGCTCCAACTGTCCGAGATCACGCGCTGCGCGCGGCCCGGCGCGCGCCTCGTGGTGGAGAATCCGGCCCCCGCGGACCTCGACTCGCTCGCCACGTCGGAGTTCGCGGAAGTCGCCTCCGACGCCACCATCTGGGTCGGTGAACGCAGTCCGAAATTTGCCTCAGCTTGACAAGACGCTATAATTCCCCGTTGTCGCCAGATGTGTGGGGGTGTGTGTGGAAGAAGGTTGAGTGAGACATAAGATCCAGCTCGCTCGGGGGGGAGGTGGCATGGTGTGGTGGAAGATCTGGGACAGTGACGGACGGCGCCGACGGAGACAGCCGGACTTCTATGAGGAAGGCGTGGAGTTGGTTCGGCAGGAGCTCTACCATGAGGCGCTCATCTCGTTTCGTCTCTCCTTGAAGTACAACCCGCGGCATCCGGCCACACTGGAACAGATGGCCGTGGTGTACACGCACATTGGACTGACCGATGATGCGGTTCGCGCCTACGGGGCCGCCCTCGAGGAGCGCCCGCGCAGCACCGCGGCGCACTACGGCCTGGCTTTCCTCCTGCTGAAGAAGGGCGCCGAGCGGGACGCCTCGCGGCACCTTCAGGAGTTCCTCGCCTATGCGGGCGGGGACCGGGAAGAGCCGAGGCATCTCGAGCATGCCCGGCGCACGCTGCAGCGGCTGGGTGTGCCGGTCGCGGAATCGGTCGCCCACTAGCGGCGCGCGCACCAGCAGCGTGCAGGTCTCGAGCCCGCTCCCGGACGACTATCGCCCCGGCACACTGCCGGAACTCTTCCTCGACGGGCTCTCGCGGCCCCGGGATGACGCGGCGCGTACGCGGGGAGCCGACGGCGTCTGGGTTTCGACCTCCACCGATGAGATCGGACGCCGCGCCCGCGCCATCGCGCTCGGGCTCCGGACAAGGGGATTTGCGCCGGGCGATCGCATCGCGATTCTCTCGCAGACCCGCCTCGAGTGGGCCCTGGCGGACTGGGGCATCGTCATGGCGGGGCTCACCTCCGTTCCCGTCTACCCGGTGCTTCCCGCCGACCAGGTGCGCTATATCCTCGCGGACTCCGGCGCGCGGGCCGTATTCGTGGAAGACCAGGAGCAACTGGACAAGATCGCGGAGGTAGAAGCCGACCTTCCCGCTCTGGAACTGGCGATCGCCTTCGGGCCCGTGACGGCGCCCGAGGGGTCCTCGCTCGCCACGATGCAGGTGGACGCCCTCTCCGACCTCGGCGAGGCCGCGCCCGAAGCGCTCGCGGCGACGTACGAAACACACGCCCGAAAGACGCGTCCGGAAGACCTGGCGACGCTCATCTACACCTCGGGCACGACCGGCGATCCGAAGGGCGTGATGCTCACGCACGCCAACTTCCATTCGAACGCGGACATGGCGTTGCGGGTCTTCCCGATCGACTCCACACACGTGGCCCTTGCGCTCCTGCCGCTGGCCCACGTGTTCGAGCGCACCGTCGGCCACTACATCATGTGGCGAGCGGGGGTCACCGTCGCGTACGCGGAGTCCCCCAACACGGTGGCCCGCGATCTCGGCGAAGTCTCGCCCACCTTCATGGCCGCCGTTCCGCGCGTGTTCGAGAAGGTGCTGGAGAGGGCCGAAGCCAGCGCCCGGGAGGCGGGTGGCGCGAAGCAGGGGATCTTCAACTGGGCGCGTCGCGTCGGCGAAGCCCGCGCGATGGCTGAACTCGAG of Candidatus Palauibacter soopunensis contains these proteins:
- the folE gene encoding GTP cyclohydrolase I FolE — protein: MSEERLSRLVREQLELLGEDPDREGLVRTPARVADALEFLTRGYGQTVDEVIGTAIFEEPHDSMVMVKDIEVYSLCEHHMLPFFGKAHIAYVPNGRIIGISKFPRIVDVFARRLQLQERLTEEIAQAIEDALNPQGVGVVVEAIHLCMMMRGVEKQNSKTITSAVRGLFRRDHRTREEFLRLAHSL
- a CDS encoding gamma-glutamyltransferase is translated as MKSVAFGSRSPRHVVTPRVALAALLLLALPPVVEAQRTAKPVLHGRHWMAITGKPLGATAGARMFHQGGNAVDAAAAMLAATSTMWDVLSWGGETQALIYHPGEGRVIGVNALGVAPTGATPDHYRAEGHDNFPPETGPLSAVTPGTPGGLMTMLAEWGRLSLADVLQPSIEMAGGYPIEADAARRIRNTVDEIRQWPSSMEVYFTHPDDAENPGPREGEIFRQPGLKRTLERLVEAEAEALAGGAGRKEAIYAAYDAFYRGDIAADFVAGAQAAGALITMEDMASWQVYLEEPVTANYKGIDVYKLTTWVQGPVMLQALNMAEQLDLKAMGYNSANYLHALYQVMNLSFADRDFYYGDPYFPPAEPIEGLLSKDYARARLETIDWDRNDPNAGPGDPYPFQGEENPFADLLERWGTRAEVTTEQGVELSLDDHAALDEDFYLGTTSVQAADAEGWVVSITPSGGWIPAVVAGETGIGLSQRAQSFVLDEADNPYNVIEPGKRPRATLTPGMALKDGRPFLSFAVQGGDGQDQNLLQFFLNVVEWDMNVQQAVEAPNMNSFQMRGSFGQHETRPGRMLLQDATPPWIRSALESMGYDLTFSERTSGPINAIFFDWENDAFWGGSSHHGDDYGIAW
- a CDS encoding DEAD/DEAH box helicase yields the protein MSDEGHPFAQLGLSPDLVEAVERAGYVEPTGIQRQAIPAILAGRDVLGTAHTGTGKTAAFTLPAVQRLAATESSTAPRGLVITPTRELAQQVEAAVTTYGAASSIESVVVHGGTPLGPEQAELSFGCDVLVATPGRLLDHIKRGNADLSRVEVLVLDEADRMLDMGFIDDVKEIVRHTPDDRQTLLFSATMPNGVRWLAHQLMTDPEEVQVGRETAAEGIRQVLHPVDWSQKHALLHHLLGEWPEGQVLVFTRTRVTATYLADYLRSHDVAVAGLHGGKHQDQRDKALRRFREGSIRVLVATNVAARGLDIRGIRHVVNFDVPEDPRDYVHRVGRTARGDDTGDAITLMASSDWVEIRAIERLLGDTIERRVVPGFEPEVEPPPPEESEVERPEPTALRRGIRRRR
- a CDS encoding M1 family metallopeptidase, with product MTRLRFAMESDRRRVFARRSMRRHGGAREVASQDGGGSAGAKLRRAALALCLLPGLSTGCRPAPEGPRPPRIPAEQATLDAASVAPEPGIELRRPADRAGFDIAHYRLELDLSRPASGAFGAVATLRGDLAAGADRVDLDFIGLDVASVTMDGRTVEFGRGGSVLTVGPFEPSAAEVEREIRIEYGGAPENGLFFGEDRNGEPAVFADNWPNRARWWFPSNDHPLDKATARFEVLAPEGFEVIANGRLVETRPGAEGGTVWTWETDPGAPIPSYTMVVGMARFERRPLGAAGCGLSPAAPRPQGGGEACAAVSVWALAGDGDYGAQRFSRAPDMLDFYSELIGPYPYEKLAHVESSTRFGGMENSSAIFYGRGAWEERRMGEGVIAHETAHQWFGDAVSPASWSHLWISEGFASYFGPLYFEARDGVDAFRALMGASREVAVGSDVVGQAIVDSSSNQLFDLLNRNNYQKGAWVLHMLRHHVGDEAFFRGIRDYYAGHLHRVALTDDVRAAFERASGRELGWFFDQWVHGPGHPRLEVEWGPEAEDLVLSIRQAQPAEWPVFTLDLDFEVEGGGADGRRASVRVDAREATLRIPGAAGAEGVRFDPDVSVLATAELRRR
- a CDS encoding tetratricopeptide repeat protein; protein product: MRHKIQLARGGGGMVWWKIWDSDGRRRRRQPDFYEEGVELVRQELYHEALISFRLSLKYNPRHPATLEQMAVVYTHIGLTDDAVRAYGAALEERPRSTAAHYGLAFLLLKKGAERDASRHLQEFLAYAGGDREEPRHLEHARRTLQRLGVPVAESVAH
- a CDS encoding amidase — its product is MGELNRRRFLERMTALTATAMATPATLGAISNTGSGVGMRPSGGTGAGGRIVAGRVDELDLPRTGRPQPADPTELTLAEAARLLRDGGVGAVELVEAYLARIGRWDPRYQAFNTVVSESALEAARAADRTRGRAPLTGVPLAIKDNYFTAGVRTTANSFIFEDFVPDFDATSWARLRDAGAILLGKTQMGPLATTAASTPTGERTTANAWAPHHDEVSPGGSSSGSATAVAARMAASSTGTQTGGSITNPSNAQALTGIKPTMGRVSLHGILPLTYTRDHPGPLARDAVDAALMLQIMAGPDPADPRSLGLPPVPDYLGAVSGDDAALTHPERGGAVRIGVLPGFLDEPEPPEDPEPDPDPDIDRIGSSFPRRERTQAAYRREVATVEARRHMFATLEEMGAEIVELDFPTHWETLTSFNFNNVRLPERSEIFLEHLRDDVRKFGVSLAPWINGLLLPAAEYVRGSRARLVLLREILDDVFGRCDLVTQTAPFPFDMVGLPLIGFPIGFETGSTGYPRPIGGMFGAEPYAEHHLLAVIAAYQRATDWHLRRPADPGDLRPADGEGDGPRGGSDRRGGRTRSPGRYDLFDVMERGE
- a CDS encoding long-chain fatty acid--CoA ligase; the protein is MQVSSPLPDDYRPGTLPELFLDGLSRPRDDAARTRGADGVWVSTSTDEIGRRARAIALGLRTRGFAPGDRIAILSQTRLEWALADWGIVMAGLTSVPVYPVLPADQVRYILADSGARAVFVEDQEQLDKIAEVEADLPALELAIAFGPVTAPEGSSLATMQVDALSDLGEAAPEALAATYETHARKTRPEDLATLIYTSGTTGDPKGVMLTHANFHSNADMALRVFPIDSTHVALALLPLAHVFERTVGHYIMWRAGVTVAYAESPNTVARDLGEVSPTFMAAVPRVFEKVLERAEASAREAGGAKQGIFNWARRVGEARAMAELEGRRVGPGLRLQSALADRLVFSKLRARTGGQIRYFVSGGAPLSPAVARFFFAAHLRIVEGYGLTETSPAVSFNPIDAIRLGTVGKPIPGTEIRIAEDGEILVRGPQIMAGYYNKPEATAEAIDEDGWFHTGDVGEIDEDGYLRITDRKKDLIITAYGKNIAPQPVEAAIKLHPMVAEAVMLGDGRKFPIVIVVPEFEAVRPELHGVEEAADADLVTDARTREMVERAVGECCRDFAHYERPRDVLLVPGPFTVEGGELTPTLKVKRRVIETRFADAIEALYERAEDAMSGREKERDRP